One genomic segment of Theropithecus gelada isolate Dixy unplaced genomic scaffold, Tgel_1.0 HiC_scaffold_16147, whole genome shotgun sequence includes these proteins:
- the LOC112617394 gene encoding phospholipid-transporting ATPase IK-like, whose protein sequence is DVSAEQSLEQPELYLAGQKDELFNYWVFVQAVAHGVATSLVNFFMTLWISRDTAGPASFSDHQSFAVVVALSGLLSITMEVILIIKYWTVLCVVTIVLSLGFYAIMTTITQSLWLFRVSPKTFPFLYADRSVLSSPSILLVVLLSVSINTFPVLALRVIFPALKKLLAKEEKVEEGPSEEIFAVEPLPHLYRESRARRSSYAFSHREGYADLITQGTILRRGPGVSSDIASESIDPSDEEAFSSPKESHWHLRKMSFLGKKKRQSQGQMSSLEAQHFPTTSSSFSMDRQSALYSENQLALPRYVLTGTNRLSGSFQEQLPRVQERPLSPKQRPSSPEKLLLTKERSYSHQEKPPLHRESQLSSSESQPQPLGSQSLLSGQLTLESQPDSSEEKSAFLKPSTPLWKSWQKEPLTPKEGTVPLPDKTHESQVETLPPSLAESSTSTSEQPMEVEPWPVEKQSSSSMEWLLVPAEEQPSLPPEEQSLPSAEGTRGQQ, encoded by the exons GACGTGAGCGCGGAGCAGAGCCTGGAGCAGCCGGAGCTGTACTTGGCAGGGCAGAAGGACGAGCTCTTCAACTACTGGGTCTTCGTCCAAGCCGTCGCCCACGGCGTGGCCACCTCTCTGGTCAACTTCTTCATGACGCTGTGGATCAGCCGCGACACAGCGGGACCTGCCAGCTTCAGCGACCACCAGTCCTTTGCAGTCGTGGTGGCCTTGTCCGGCCTGCTGTCCATCACCATGGAG GTCATTCTTATCATCAAGTACTGGACTGTCCTGTGCGTGGTGACCATCGTTCTCAGCCTGGGTTTCTACGCCATCATGACCACCATCACCCAGAGCTTGTGGCTCTTCAGAGTATCCCCCAAGACCTTCCCGTTTCTGT ACGCTGACCGCAGTGTGCTGTCCTCCCCCTCCATCCTGCTGGTGGTCCTGCTGAGCGTGTCCATAAACACCTTCCCTGTCCTGGCCCTCCGGGTCATCTTCCCAgccctcaagaagctgctcgcCAAG gaggagaaggtggaggagggcCCAAGCGAGGAGATTTTCGCCGTGGAGCCCTTGCCTCATTTATACCGCGAGTCTCGCGCCCGGCGTTCCAGCTATGCCTTCTCCCACCGTGAGGGCTACGCAGACCTCATCACTCAGGGCACAATTCTGCGGAGGGGACCAGGGGTCAGCAGTGACATAGCATCTGAATCCATAGACCCATCTGATGAAGAGGCATTTTCAAGCCCAAAGGAGTCGCACTGGCATCTCAGGAAGATGTCCTTCCTGGGGAAGAAGAAGCGCCAGTCACAGGGGCAGATGTCCTCCCTGGAAGCACAGCACTTCCCTACAACTAGCTCATCATTTTCTATGGATAGACAATCCGCTCTTTATTCAGAAAACCAACTTGCCCTCCCCAGATATGTGCTTACCGGCACCAACAGGCTATCTGGGTCTTTCCAGGAGCAATTGCCAAGGGTACAGGAGAGGCCACTGTCACCCAAGCAGAGGCCATCTTCTCCTGAGAAGTTGCTGTTGACCAAGGAGAGGTCATATTCTCATCAGGAGAAACCGCCGTTGCACAGAGAAAGCCAGCTGTCATCTTCTGAGAGCCAGCCACAGCCTCTGGGGAGCCAGTCATTGCTTTCAGGCCAGCTGACATTGGAGAGCCAGCCAGACTCCTCAGAGGAGAAGTCAGCATTTTTGAAGCCCTCCACACCGTTATGGAAGAGCTGGCAAAAGGAGCCCCTCACCCCCAAGGAGGGGACGGTGCCACTTCCAGACAAGACCCACGAATCTCAGGTGGAGACTCTGCCACCAAGTCTGGCGGAATCGTCCACGTCCACGAGCGAGCAGCCTATGGAGGTGGAGCCCTGGCCTGTGGAGAAGCAGTCATCATCATCCATGGAGTGGCTGCTGGTGCCTGCGGAGGAGCAGCCATCCTTGCCCCCAGAGGAGCAGTCATTGCCCTCTGCGGAGGGGACCAGGGGTCAGCAGTGA